From one Paenibacillus sp. FSL K6-1330 genomic stretch:
- a CDS encoding histidine kinase, which produces MKNRFKNPLGRMNIKQQMILLFLVLVIPLFALNAYGNSMAGQILKRHVTNAYIELNKQNFKLINRDIETVNKVTSTVIQNSQIQQLDPFAEGTVLARVKNYEQLEKMLLSFSQETDEREPVYYSLYVYDPDNSYFFAPYYPDRRKAGVYFFSDEKEKPAWFDEAVAMKGNGYLKRIANLSPPVQGRQDPETLSYVRAVNNIYRGGTIGVLVVTNLDARIGESLSTVSIPDGELYFTDWNDNILTSSVQGMAGKLELPPEADPGHSTIGVMDVITSDFIYVIDYNYVFQQKLVYKVPVKTLLAQQSEMKRVIQVISIAYFAVGLIIVFYFWQSLMTPLQKLAHFVRRYEPGNVVPETPYRRRKDEVSVLISTIYDMARRLNDLIHYKYRMDLKQKEAQLQLLYQQINPHLLYNTLESIYWKSTMEGNTESAEMIKDLSKLMKISLSRGRDLITLGEELEHAGAYINLQLNRYDYQFTVRWEVPESLLVNHVPKITLQPLLENAIIHGIKNMGEDGIIRISGHLEDKCFRIVIEDNGFRPVNYESIHRLLHNEVQDPSSGYGIRNIQERIRLHFGNCYGLEYEPREEGGTRVTITIPRTEVATITTTGQEVS; this is translated from the coding sequence ATGAAGAACCGCTTCAAAAATCCGCTGGGCCGCATGAATATCAAACAGCAGATGATTCTGCTGTTTCTGGTGCTGGTCATCCCGTTGTTTGCGCTAAATGCCTATGGGAATTCCATGGCCGGTCAAATCCTGAAGCGTCATGTGACTAATGCTTATATCGAACTGAACAAGCAGAACTTCAAGCTGATTAACCGTGATATTGAAACCGTTAACAAAGTGACCTCTACGGTCATCCAAAACTCGCAGATCCAGCAGCTGGATCCCTTTGCGGAGGGCACTGTTCTTGCGCGCGTCAAAAACTACGAGCAGCTGGAAAAAATGCTGTTGTCGTTCTCTCAAGAGACGGATGAACGCGAACCAGTCTATTACTCGCTCTATGTGTATGACCCGGACAATAGCTACTTCTTTGCTCCCTATTACCCTGACCGCAGAAAAGCGGGGGTGTATTTTTTCTCCGACGAGAAGGAGAAGCCGGCATGGTTCGATGAGGCCGTGGCAATGAAAGGGAACGGATATCTCAAGCGGATAGCGAATCTGTCCCCGCCGGTACAAGGGCGGCAGGATCCAGAGACCTTAAGCTATGTGAGGGCCGTTAACAATATTTATAGGGGCGGGACCATCGGCGTTCTGGTGGTCACGAATTTGGACGCGCGGATCGGCGAGTCGTTATCGACGGTTTCGATACCGGACGGGGAGTTGTATTTTACGGATTGGAACGATAATATTCTGACCTCGTCGGTACAGGGCATGGCGGGCAAACTGGAATTGCCGCCCGAAGCGGATCCGGGCCATTCCACGATCGGCGTCATGGACGTGATCACGTCTGATTTTATCTATGTCATCGATTATAACTACGTGTTCCAGCAAAAGCTGGTCTACAAGGTGCCTGTCAAAACGCTGCTCGCCCAGCAAAGCGAAATGAAGCGCGTCATTCAGGTTATCTCCATCGCTTACTTTGCCGTGGGCCTCATTATCGTTTTCTACTTCTGGCAGTCACTGATGACGCCGCTTCAAAAGCTGGCGCATTTCGTGAGAAGGTACGAACCGGGGAACGTCGTGCCGGAAACCCCCTACCGACGCAGAAAAGATGAAGTCAGTGTCCTCATCTCCACGATTTATGATATGGCCCGCCGATTGAATGATCTGATCCACTACAAATACCGTATGGATCTGAAGCAGAAGGAAGCACAGCTGCAGCTGCTTTATCAGCAGATTAACCCCCATTTGCTGTACAACACCTTGGAAAGTATTTATTGGAAGAGCACGATGGAGGGCAATACCGAGTCCGCGGAGATGATCAAGGATTTGTCCAAATTAATGAAGATCAGTCTCAGCAGGGGGCGGGATCTCATCACGCTTGGGGAAGAGCTCGAGCATGCGGGGGCTTATATTAATCTCCAGCTGAACCGTTACGACTATCAGTTTACCGTCCGCTGGGAAGTTCCCGAGTCCTTGCTGGTGAACCATGTGCCGAAGATTACGCTGCAGCCGCTGCTGGAAAACGCAATTATTCATGGCATTAAAAATATGGGCGAGGACGGAATCATTCGGATTTCAGGACATCTGGAGGATAAATGCTTCCGGATCGTCATCGAAGATAACGGCTTCCGTCCCGTAAACTACGAGTCTATTCATAGACTGCTCCATAATGAAGTGCAGGACCCTTCATCGGGCTACGGCATTCGCAATATCCAGGAGCGGATTCGGCTGCATTTTGGAAACTGCTATGGGCTGGAATATGAACCAAGAGAAGAAGGGGGAACCCGTGTGACGATTACGATTCCCCGAACAGAAGTTGCAACCATTACCACAACCGGACAGGAGGTCTCCTGA
- a CDS encoding response regulator yields the protein MYNILVVDDEPLICKGLAGLLTSSGLAIDGITTAYSGQEALDYIRMGDIDLLVTDIQMGEMNGIELMQQAKIVKPWVQTIIISAHETFQYAQRALQLGAKDYLIKPLNSEQFLDSVRSVLLKMDRPAPQVESFLMVDNEHFRMEEPPSERIERLNQRLSTESDQLQLAGLDESELGLIGPYFAVIKMKLGLTEDSSASFSRQDINLIQYAALNIAKELLEQEPHTFVFYSPERDINIILQWSEQEMEENASSKIHHLEMIGRSLHHHVELYLKRSCTVGISQILRGPEFLSVLSRQADKAMLWSEQLHDFHVFYYGDFNWHNYAQETSQEVLSSQSNRIVENTRQYIVEHYRQKGLTIHEVAKNNHVSPNYLSYLFKKYTGSSLWEYVVKLRMEESRSLILSTDLRRYEIAERVGYESPEHFSKIFKKYYGVSPSELKK from the coding sequence ATGTATAACATTTTGGTGGTAGATGACGAACCTTTGATCTGCAAGGGCTTAGCCGGGCTGTTAACGTCCTCGGGCCTTGCCATCGATGGGATTACCACGGCTTACAGCGGGCAAGAAGCGCTGGATTACATACGGATGGGGGATATCGATCTGTTGGTCACCGATATCCAGATGGGCGAGATGAACGGCATCGAGCTGATGCAGCAGGCGAAGATCGTGAAGCCGTGGGTTCAGACAATCATTATTTCAGCCCATGAAACATTTCAATATGCGCAGCGGGCGCTTCAGCTCGGAGCCAAGGATTATTTGATCAAACCACTGAACAGTGAGCAGTTTCTGGATTCGGTCCGCAGCGTGCTGCTCAAGATGGACCGACCGGCGCCTCAGGTGGAGTCGTTTCTCATGGTCGATAACGAGCATTTTCGGATGGAGGAGCCTCCGTCCGAACGAATAGAGCGGCTGAACCAGCGGCTCTCCACAGAGTCGGATCAGCTGCAACTGGCCGGTCTAGACGAATCGGAACTGGGCTTGATTGGTCCTTATTTTGCGGTCATCAAGATGAAGCTGGGCCTAACGGAAGACAGCAGCGCTTCTTTTTCCAGGCAAGATATAAATCTGATTCAATATGCTGCGCTGAATATCGCCAAGGAGCTGCTGGAGCAGGAGCCGCACACCTTCGTGTTCTACTCGCCGGAGCGAGACATCAACATCATCCTTCAATGGAGCGAGCAGGAGATGGAGGAGAATGCGAGCAGCAAGATCCACCATCTGGAGATGATTGGCCGGAGCCTGCACCACCATGTGGAGCTGTACCTGAAACGTAGCTGTACCGTGGGGATCAGTCAAATACTGAGAGGGCCTGAATTTTTGAGTGTGCTCAGCCGTCAGGCGGACAAAGCGATGCTGTGGAGCGAGCAGCTGCATGATTTCCACGTGTTTTATTACGGGGATTTCAATTGGCACAACTATGCCCAGGAGACGTCGCAAGAGGTGCTCTCGAGCCAGAGCAACCGGATCGTCGAGAATACGAGGCAGTATATCGTGGAGCATTATCGCCAAAAGGGATTGACGATTCATGAGGTAGCCAAGAACAATCATGTGAGTCCGAACTATTTGAGTTATCTGTTCAAAAAATATACCGGCAGCAGCCTGTGGGAGTATGTCGTGAAGCTGCGGATGGAGGAGAGCAGGTCTCTGATCCTGAGCACGGATCTTCGCCGTTACGAAATCGCCGAGCGAGTCGGCTATGAATCCCCGGAGCATTTTAGCAAAATCTTCAAAAAATACTATGGTGTCAGTCCCAGCGAGTTAAAGAAGTAA